In Crinalium epipsammum PCC 9333, the following are encoded in one genomic region:
- a CDS encoding DUF4160 domain-containing protein: MPTVLRIGPYRFYFYSHEPNEPPHVHIDRDNLTAKFWLEQVGLANNIGFNAKELRKLQMIVQENQEILLEAWNGYFGNSSGRES; encoded by the coding sequence ACAGTTTTGCGAATCGGTCCCTACCGCTTTTACTTTTATAGCCACGAACCGAATGAACCTCCTCACGTACACATTGACCGCGATAACTTAACAGCCAAATTTTGGTTAGAACAAGTCGGTTTGGCAAACAACATTGGATTCAATGCCAAAGAATTGCGGAAGTTGCAGATGATAGTGCAAGAAAACCAGGAAATTTTATTGGAGGCTTGGAATGGGTATTTTGGCAATTCGAGCGGACGAGAGAGTTAA